ATGAAAGGCCTGGAGATCGGCAAGCGCGATTTCCTTGGTGCGGTCGCAATCAAGCAATAAAACTGCTTACATACGCGAGTCTAGCAATGCGGGCATCTGCACAGTAAACGCGCGCGGATGACCTATCTGACTCTCAAAAATGGCGCAGCAGCTGCAGCTCTACTCGCTCTCTTCTCGGCAGCCCCTGCAATGGCCGAATTGCCTGAACCCGTGCGCGCGATGATCGATGCTGCGATCGCCACCGGCGATGCCGACAAGGTCGCGACTGTTTTGGAACTGGCCAAGACCACCAACCCAGATGATACTGCGGAGATTGACGCGATCAGCGCAGAGTTCAATGCAGAGCAGCAGCAATTGGCCGCCGTAGAAGCTGCCGCGAAAGAGGCAGAAATCCGTTCGGCCGGACTGTTCGACAATTGGTCTGGCGAAGGCCAGATCGGCGCTTTCCGATCCACCGGAAACAGCAGCAATACCGGCATTACAGCAGGGCTCGAACTGACTCGCAGAGGTATCGATTGGCGGCATAAGCTGACCGGCCTTGCCGATTTTCAACGCACCAATGGCGTGACTACGCGTGAACAGTTTCTGGTCGCCTATGAGCCGAACTATCAGCTGAACGGCCGGATCTATGTCTACGGCCTTGGCCAGTATGAGCGTGACAGGTTTCAGGGCTTTTCATCGCGCATCTTGGCATCGGGCGGTGTCGGCTATCGTGCGATCGATACTGACAGCACGCAGCTATCCGTCAAAGCTGGCCCGGCCTATCGGAAGACGAGCTTTATCGGGGGCGGCAGCACCAGCAATATCGCTGGTCTCGCCGCGCTCGATTTCGATTGGCAGGTCGCCGAGCGGGTAAAGCTGACGCAGGATGCCAGCGCGCTGATCCAGTCGGGCAACAGCACCTATATCTCGACTACAGGGTTGGAAGCTGGACTGGGCGGCAATCTGTCGGCACGGATCGCTTATGCGGTTGAACATGACACCAACCCGCCTGCCGGTGCGGTGAAGACCGATACACTGACGCGCTTCACACTTATCTACGGATTCTAACGCGCGCCGCCGCGAAATTTCGGGGCAAGCAGGAAAACGACGTAGCCTTTGAAATACGGATCCCCGGCTAGGTGCTTGGGGGCAGTCCATTCGCCACCTTCGACCACAGCAACGCGGTACGGAATGTCGAGCCGCTCGGTCGCGCGCAGATATCGATCATAGTTGGGCAGCGTAGTGGTGTTCTGGTACGCTTGCACAACAATCTCGTCGAGCGCACTTGCCATTGCGGCCAGGCTTTCATCGGAAGCGTTGGCTTGCCAGTCCATCAGCCCCGTGGCCGATAATTGCAGATCGTTGGGCAGTTTGGTTTTCAGGTCTGCCAGAAACTCTGCATATCCGCGCAAGCCGCCGGTGCTGGAATCGAAATCGATCTGGACTCCGGTTAGTCCGCCACTCCCGTTCCAGCGTTCGGCTGCATCCAGCAATTGAGTATAAGCACTTTCGCTCCAGTCCAGTCTCTCTGCGCGCACCACCAGCCACAATTCCTGCGCTTGCCCGCGCGGCGGCGTTTGCAACAGCGGTACAATCTGTGCCGGATTGTCGAGACGCAATTCACCCCAGAGCAGATAGACCGCATCCGCGCCGCGCATCTGCTCTACCGGCTCCACCCCGGGCCACAGATAGAATGCATCATAATCCGCTGGATCGACACGTTCTGGCTGCGATACTATCTCGGACACTCCGCAAGCGGAAATCAATACCGCCAGCCACAATGCAATCGCAGCTCTACCAGTAATATTTGAGCTCCCGCGCCCAGAGGCTGTTCGGGTAATTTCGCTTGAGCTGATTAAACCAGCCTTCGCGAACCGGCTTTGCCACGCCCTCGCCGCCGCATGTGTTGTTGTTGCTCGGCGCGTAGCACCGCACGGCCCGATAGAGAGCATATGCGCGGTCATCGGCAGAGGCTGACCGGTCGGCCATGACAGCAGTGTACAGGTCATGGCGAAAAGTGGGTTTGCCCGAATAGAAAGACCGGCTTCCGATCACTTCGGGCGCATCCGGCGACTGATAGCGATTGCCAAATCCGAAATCGTCAAAGCCGTTCAAGCGATAGAACTCGCCCAGACAGAGCTTGCCTTTTGACTCCGTCGGCTCGCGGGCCAAAATACTAACGGTTTCCTCCAGCATCGGGCATGCAAATCCGTCAGCGAATTTTCCGTTGCGGAAAAGAGCCACAGGCGGATCGGGCTCGTCCAGCATGCCCCACAATCCGTAATATTCCTCAGGCAGAGTATAGTCCGCAGTCAGAGGATAGTCGCTCAGGAAGCCGCGATATTCGCCATACTGCAATTGCTTCCACAAAACCGTGAAAAGCGCAAAAGCCGGTTCGCCCTGCGGGGTCCCTTCTGCGCGAGCCTGCCGCTTTAGCAGCTCCGGTCCCGCCGACTTTCCGAGCAATATCCGGCGGATGCGCCCATCGGTGATCAGGCGATCTTCCGTGAACGCCGCGTCTAGCTTTCCGTTCTGTTCAAGCACACGCGCCAGCGCCAATTCAATCGCAGGTCGCTGCCAAATGCCTTGCGCACCGCCGATAAGCTCGCGCCAGAAGCCTTCCTCATTGCGGTCTCCCAGCGCATGCAGCGCCAACCCGCGCAAGTACTGGCGGCTGAACGCAAGCGGTGAATAGCTGTTTTGGCGCGCATCGTCGGGCAGCAAATCGCGCACGGCCTTATAGTCTTTCTCGACATAGAAGGCGTGATTGGCCTGCAGGAACGAGTAGAGTTCGGGGTTATCGGCAAAGGTAGTACCGGCTTCCTCCAGCTCTGCCTTGGTCAGCACACCTTGGGCCCCGTCCTGATCGTAAAAATGTCCTCCACTGCGCATCCGCAGCAACAGGTTTGTCGCGACAAACAATGGATCATCAAACGCACCGTCTGGATCGCGCATGATCAGCTTGTCATCGATCTCGCTCAGCAACTCCACAGTTGCGGCATCGTTCAGGTCCGCCTTGGCAAGCGTGGCCGAGTAGACCGAGCCCAGCCGTTTCCAGTCGCTTTGTAACCACAGGGCCTTGCGGATAAGGCCGCTTGCCGATGCAGAATAGCGCCCTTCGGGATAGGTTTTGAGATAGGCGCGGAACGCCGCTTCGGACTGCTTCGCAACACCGTGATCGACCTTCTTGAGCGGAAACCATCCCCAATCATCTTCGGCACTGGCAATCGCTTCATTGAGCAGGGTTCGCGCGATCATGTAGCGCGACGTTTCGGTGGCCCATTGATCGAAATCGGTTGCCGCGACAAGACCAAAATAGGTTTTGGCTCGTTGCCAATCGCCATCATAAAACGCCGCTGCGCCTTCAAGATAGGTCATAAACGCGAAGGGGCGATCTTTGATGCCGTTCGCACCGACATTGACGAAATAACCGCCATCGCGGCTGATGGCCGGAGGGTCGGGCCGATAATCGCACAGCTTACCCAGCCGTTCGCGCGATGCAGTGAGGATGGACTTGGCGTCAGGGTCCAACCCAGCGATGGAATCGAGCGCGGAGGTGAAAGACGCGGTGCCGCTTTCCAAGGTTTGGCAGCGCCCGCCATAGGCGCTCATCGCATCGCTGTTAGTGCTGGCGGGCTGGGGATACCACGCGTGGGCAAAGAAACCCCAGCGCAAGAAATTGCGACCGTAAAAACTGTCCCAACCCAGCGTCGGATAGTCGAGCCCTGCCCCGTTGTTCCCTGCACGATCCTGCAACAGCAGGAACAGGTTCACCCGCGTATCGTTGCCAGGAGCAATCGCGATCTGGCTGACGCAACCAAGGTCGGGGTTTTCGGGAGCCCATTCCGGTGTGCAATATGCGCCGCCCGCTACTACCGGCGTCGCCATCCAGCCAGCCAGAACTCCTGCAATTGCCAGAAACGCTTTGCGCATGGGATCCCCCCTCTCGCCATTTTACAACGAGCCGTACTGTCTCACATCAAAGCTGAATTTGGCAAGAACGGAAGTGGCCTATACGCGCGCGAACCAGATCGTATGGCGCGGGCCCTTATTGTTGGGGCGGGCACGAACTTCGCGGACCTCGACATCGAAGCCGTTCTTCTCAAGACGGCGGGTGAAGCGCGGATCCTGCGCGGCGGACCAGATCGACAGCACACCTCCCGGCGCCATTGCCTCCCCCATTTGGCGGAGCATGCGCGGCGAATAAAGCTTGTCATTCTCTTCCCGCACCAATCCGTCGGGGCCATTATCGACATCGAGCAGGATCGCGTCGAATTGCGGACGCATTCCGTCGGCAGCCTCGCCAATCGGATCGGCGACATCGGTGATTTCCAGCGACAGGCGCGGATCGGCGAGGCAATCGCCCGTGTGATGCGCCATCGGGCCTTGCGCCCATTCGATGATCTTGGGGACCAGCTCCGCCACAACCACCCGAGCATCCGGGCCAAGCCGTGCCAGCGCCGCACGCAGGGTAAAGCCCATTCCGTAACCGCCAATCAGCATGTTCGGCTTCGGTGCCGTCATCCGGTCGATAGTGAGCTCGGCCAGTTGCTCTTCCGAATATTGCATTCGGGTCGACATCAGCTCGTTGCGCTCAAGCGTAATCATATGGTCGCGGCCATGCGCAATCAGCTCCAGCGTCGCGCCGCCGGGTACCTCTGCGCTATCGATCAATTTACGTTCAAGCATTCGGGTTCGCTAGACGATTTCGTCTTCATCGAACAGACCATCGGCAAACACCGCTTCTTCGATATCGCTCAGCCGATCTTCGGCGGTGCCGGGGCGCTCGACCTCGGCGACATGCATCAATGCGTCGCCTTGATTAACGACCGGCAGATTGCTGCGCCCGATGATAATGCCTGCAATCGGTGCTTCAACGGCGATGTCGAGATCACCGAACGGGTCGGCCAGATATCCGACCGCCTCGCCCTTCTCGACAAAGGCGCCGCTGGCCTTGGTTGCGCGGAACATACCGCCCTCGGGCGCACGCACCCAAGTGGAACGGCGGCTCCGGACCGAAGTCGCGCCGGCCTTGCGCGGCAGTTTCACGCCCATATCGAGATGATGCATCACCCGCAGGATACCCTGCACCGCTACACGAATGCCAAGTTCATCAAAGCGCAGGGCCTCGCCAGCCTCGACCAGCAGCACATCGCAATCGTGATCGGCTGCGGTCTGGCGAAGCGAGCCCTCACGCAATTTCGAGACAATAATAGCCGGTGCACCGAAGATGGGGGCAAGTTCCTCGGCCTTGGACCGGTTCTCGCTGATCCGGACCTGCGGCAGATTCTCGCGGTGCAGTCCAGCAGTATGAATGTCGACGCCAATACTGCTGCGGGCGATGATCTCGGTCGTGAAGCAATGCGCCAATTGCGACGCGAGCGATCCTTTGGCATTCCCCGGGAAACACCGGTTCAGATCACGGCGATCAGGGAGATACCGCTGATGCGCAACGAAACCATATGCATTGACAATCGGGATGCACAGCAATGTTCCCGCAAGCCGCTTGGCCGAAACCGATTTGAGCAACCGTCGGACAACTTCGACGCCGATGATCTCGTCCCCATGGATGCTACCGCTGACAAATATCACGGGGCCCGGCTTCTTCCCGTGGATGACCCGCACGCGCATCGACACCTCCATATCGGTGGGCAGGCGGCTTACCGGAATATTAATCGTCTCGCTCGTTCCAGGAGCGATCGAGTGACCGGCAATTTCAAAATGAGCAACGGGTGCGGCTTTGGGCACGTACAGATACCTTAGATTTGCATGGGGTGAGCACTCATCTGCACTGCCCCCGTGCAAAAGAAAAGGGGCCGCGAATTCTCGCAGCCCCTTCCTATTGATATGAAGCGACGATCAGTCCTTGAGGAAGTCCGGCACGTGGGCTTCGCCACCGCCTGAACCGCCCCCGGAACCACCTTTATCGCCGCCGTCACGGTTTCCACCGCCACCACCACGAGGACCACGGCCACCGCCGCCGCCACGTGGACGACGATCACCACCGCCACCGCGTGGTTTATTTTCGCGTGGAGGACGCGTGTCTTCCAGCTCTTCGCCGGTTTCCTGATCAACAACGCGCATCGACAGACGGACTTTGCCGCGCTGGTCGATTTCGAGGACTTTGACTTTGACTTCTTGGCCTTCGCTCAGTTCGTCAGAGACTTTCTCTACACGCTCGTTTTTGATTTCGGACACGTGGACGAGACCGTCCTTGCCGCCCATGAAGTTCACGAACGCACCGAAATCGACAAGGTTCACAACCTTACCGTTGTAGATTTTGCCAACTTCGGCTTCTTCCACAATGCCTTCAATCCATGCTTTAGCAGCCGCGATCTGATCGCCGTCCGAAGACGAGATTTTGATCGTACCTTCGTCGTCGATGTCGACCTTGGCGCCGGTTTCAGCAACGATTTCACGGATGACTTTACCACCGGTACCAATGACGTCGCGGATCTTCGATTTGTCG
This genomic window from Pontixanthobacter aestiaquae contains:
- a CDS encoding DUF481 domain-containing protein, giving the protein MTYLTLKNGAAAAALLALFSAAPAMAELPEPVRAMIDAAIATGDADKVATVLELAKTTNPDDTAEIDAISAEFNAEQQQLAAVEAAAKEAEIRSAGLFDNWSGEGQIGAFRSTGNSSNTGITAGLELTRRGIDWRHKLTGLADFQRTNGVTTREQFLVAYEPNYQLNGRIYVYGLGQYERDRFQGFSSRILASGGVGYRAIDTDSTQLSVKAGPAYRKTSFIGGGSTSNIAGLAALDFDWQVAERVKLTQDASALIQSGNSTYISTTGLEAGLGGNLSARIAYAVEHDTNPPAGAVKTDTLTRFTLIYGF
- a CDS encoding DUF3142 domain-containing protein, which translates into the protein MSEIVSQPERVDPADYDAFYLWPGVEPVEQMRGADAVYLLWGELRLDNPAQIVPLLQTPPRGQAQELWLVVRAERLDWSESAYTQLLDAAERWNGSGGLTGVQIDFDSSTGGLRGYAEFLADLKTKLPNDLQLSATGLMDWQANASDESLAAMASALDEIVVQAYQNTTTLPNYDRYLRATERLDIPYRVAVVEGGEWTAPKHLAGDPYFKGYVVFLLAPKFRGGAR
- a CDS encoding MnmC family methyltransferase; its protein translation is MLERKLIDSAEVPGGATLELIAHGRDHMITLERNELMSTRMQYSEEQLAELTIDRMTAPKPNMLIGGYGMGFTLRAALARLGPDARVVVAELVPKIIEWAQGPMAHHTGDCLADPRLSLEITDVADPIGEAADGMRPQFDAILLDVDNGPDGLVREENDKLYSPRMLRQMGEAMAPGGVLSIWSAAQDPRFTRRLEKNGFDVEVREVRARPNNKGPRHTIWFARV
- a CDS encoding succinylglutamate desuccinylase/aspartoacylase family protein, whose product is MPKAAPVAHFEIAGHSIAPGTSETINIPVSRLPTDMEVSMRVRVIHGKKPGPVIFVSGSIHGDEIIGVEVVRRLLKSVSAKRLAGTLLCIPIVNAYGFVAHQRYLPDRRDLNRCFPGNAKGSLASQLAHCFTTEIIARSSIGVDIHTAGLHRENLPQVRISENRSKAEELAPIFGAPAIIVSKLREGSLRQTAADHDCDVLLVEAGEALRFDELGIRVAVQGILRVMHHLDMGVKLPRKAGATSVRSRRSTWVRAPEGGMFRATKASGAFVEKGEAVGYLADPFGDLDIAVEAPIAGIIIGRSNLPVVNQGDALMHVAEVERPGTAEDRLSDIEEAVFADGLFDEDEIV